In Nicotiana tabacum cultivar K326 chromosome 19, ASM71507v2, whole genome shotgun sequence, one DNA window encodes the following:
- the LOC107784556 gene encoding glutamate--tRNA ligase, chloroplastic/mitochondrial (The RefSeq protein has 1 substitution compared to this genomic sequence) gives MATLAAAPWFRVRLIPELKNSQSLLYCRGNHSYRQSLCSRRRSFSVYASAGDGGDVRVRFAPSPTGNLHVGGARTALFNYLYARAKGGKFILRIEDTDLERSTKESEEAVLRDLSWLGPAWDEGPGIGGEYGPYRQSERNALYKQFAEKLLQSGHVYRCFCSNEELEKMKEIAKLKQLPPVYTGRWASATEEEVVEELAKGTPYTYRFRVPKEGSLKIDDLIRGEVSWNLDTLGDFVIMRSNGQPVYNFCVTVDDATMAISHVIRAEEHLPNTLRQALIYKALGFPMPHFAHVSLILAPDRSKLSKRHGATSVGQFRDMGYLPQAMVNYLALLGWGDGTENEFFTLEQLVEKFTIERVNKSGAIFDSTKLRWMNGQHLRSLPSEELNRIIGERWKDAGIATESQGIFIQDAVLLLKDGIDLITDSEKALSSLLSYPLYETLASAEGKPILEDGVSEVAKSLLAAYDSGELSGALAEGQPGWQKWAKNFGKLLKRKGKSLFMPLRVLLTGKLHGPDIGATTVLLYKAGTSGSVVPQAGFVTFDERFKILREVQWESFSTDVPLSAGAVTR, from the exons ATGGCGACGCTGGCGGCGGCGCCGTGGTTTAGAGTAAGGTTGATCCCGGAGTTAAAGAACAGCCAGTCACTACTATACTGTCGCGGCAACCACAGTTACCGGCAAAGTCTCTGCTCCCGTAGAAGAAGTTTCTCAGTTTATGCTTCAGCGGGGGACGGAGGGGATGTCAGAGTTCGGTTTGCGCCATCTCCTACCGGTAATCTCCACGTGGGAGGCGCTAGAACTGCACTCTTTAACTACTTATATGCGCG GGCAAAAGGTGGGAAGTTTATACTCCGGATTGAAGACACAGACCTGGAAAGATCCACAAAGGAGTCTGAGGAGGCCGTGCTTCGTGACCTTTCTTGGCTTGGTCTTGCTTGGGATGAAG GTCCTGGAATTGGTGGGGAATATGGACCGTACAGGCAGTCTGAGAGGAATGCCCTTTACAAGCAATTTGCTGAAAAGCTTTTACAATCCGGTCATGTTTATCGATGTTTTTGCTCAAATGAG GAATTAGAAAAGATGAAAGAGATTGCAAAGTTGAAGCAGTTGCCTCCAGTATACACTGGGAGGTGGGCAAGTGCTACAGAGGAGGAAGTGGTAGAAGAGCTGGCAAAAGGGACCCCATACACATACCGATTTCGAGTACCAAAAGAAGGGAGCTTAAAAATTGATGACCTCATTCGTGGTGAA GTCAGTTGGAACTTAGACACACTTGGAGATTTTGTGATCATGAGAAGTAATGGACAACCTGTTTACAACTTTTGTGTCACAGTTGATGATGCTACTATGGCAATCTCCCATGTCATAAG AGCGGAGGAACATTTGCCGAATACTCTAAGGCAAGCATTAATATACAAG GCACTAGGTTTTCCGATGCCTCACTTTGCGCATGTTTCTTTAATTCTTGCACCTGATAGAAGCAAGCTCTCTAAACGGCATGGTGCAACATCAGTTGGTCAG TTCAGGGACATGGGCTATTTGCCTCAGGCAATGGTGAATTATCTAGCTCTTTTGGGATGGGGTGATGGTACAGAAAATGAGTTTTTCACCCTTGAACAACTTG TTGAAAAGTTCACAATTGAACGTGTAAACAAAAGTGGTGCCATTTTTGATTCGACCAAGTTAAG GTGGATGAATGGTCAGCATTTGAGATCTCTACCATCTGAAGAGCTGAACCGAATTATTGGTGAAAGGTGGAAGGATGCAGGCATCGCTACAGAATCACAAGGAATCTTTATACAG GATGCTGTTTTGCTCCTGAAGGATGGGATTGACTTGATAACAGATTCAGAGAAAGCGCTTTCAAGTTTGCTATCTTATCCTTTATATGAAACTTTGGCAAG CGCTGAAGGAAAACCAATCTTAGAAGATGGGGTTTCTGAAGTTGCTAAGAGCTTGTTAGCTGCCTACGACAGTGGCGAGCTCTCTGGTGCACTTGCAGAAGGCCAACCTGGATGGCAAAAGTGGGCGAAGAATTTTGGTAAATTGCTGAAGCGCAAG GGAAAATCTCTCTTCATGCCCCTTCGGGTGTTACTAACAGGAAAGCTTCATGGACCTGATATTGGGGCCACCACAGTTCTGCTCTATAAAGCTGGAACATCTGGCTCTGTAGTACCTCAAGCTGGGTTTGTGACATTTGATGAAAGATTTAAAATATTAAGAGAAGTTCAATGGGAGTCGTTCAGCACAGATGTGCCTTTGTCTGCTGGTGCTGTAACTCGTTGA